The following proteins are co-located in the Paracoccaceae bacterium Fryx2 genome:
- a CDS encoding SH3 domain-containing protein has protein sequence MLRLTALLCVTMFLTLLIGGRDYGQQRPGLAAALLTAVDAPAAQPVAPPDAVQDVVPAAYLPRSPQVVTPQIPAPVFVATPAPAPAAAATPVWYVTAGAVNVREGPSTDYAVVGRLTRGEAALVVWHEDDGWARIRIEGDGIEGFVATRFLAPESAPGN, from the coding sequence ATGCTGCGACTTACCGCCCTGTTGTGCGTGACGATGTTCCTGACCCTGCTGATCGGCGGGCGTGACTATGGGCAGCAGCGCCCCGGTCTGGCGGCAGCACTGCTCACGGCTGTGGACGCTCCCGCAGCGCAGCCGGTTGCACCACCGGACGCGGTGCAGGACGTGGTTCCCGCAGCCTATCTGCCACGGTCGCCGCAAGTGGTGACACCCCAGATCCCGGCCCCCGTCTTTGTGGCAACCCCCGCCCCCGCACCGGCCGCCGCGGCCACCCCGGTCTGGTATGTCACCGCAGGCGCGGTGAACGTGCGGGAAGGCCCGTCCACCGATTACGCGGTGGTCGGCAGGCTGACCCGGGGCGAGGCCGCGCTGGTGGTCTGGCACGAGGATGACGGCTGGGCCCGCATCCGCATCGAGGGCGACGGCATCGAAGGCTTTGTCGCAACCCGGTTTCTGGCACCCGAGTCGGCCCCCGGCAACTGA
- a CDS encoding DNA topoisomerase IV subunit A — protein sequence MTDTPEDPKIEPVLLSEPLRRAIGERYLTYALSTIMHRALPDARDGLKPVHRRILYAMRELKLSPTGGFRKSAKISGDVMGNYHPHGDVAIYDAMARLAQDFNVRYPLVDGQGNFGNIDGDNPAASRYTEARLTAMAEALMEGLAENAVDFRPNYDGTLEEPVVMPAAFPHLLANGSSGIAVGMATNIPPHNLHELIDACQVMIKSPEVPDADLVALVPGPDFPTGGVIVEPRANILEAYRTGRGSFRLRASWSVEDLGRGMWQIVVTEIPYQVQKSRLIEKLAEIIQTKKVPLLADVRDESADDLRIVLEPRVRTVDPDMLMGMLFRNSDLEIRFSLNMNVLIDGRTPKVCSLKEVLRAFLDHRRDVLQRRSRHRLAKIDHRLEILEGFIIAFLNLDRVIDIIRYDEDPKRALMAQDWGRPQPRAMSEKDYVSPPPGEGELSEVQTEAILNMRLRSLRRLEELELIRERDDLMRERAELDDLLADDRLQWKKIASELREIQKAFGKTSTHGARRTRFADATDAEEVPYEAMIEREPITVICSKMGWIRSMKGHVALDTEVKFKDGDEGRFLFHAETTDKILLVGSNGRFYTLLGANLPGGRGMGEPVRLMVDLPNEAEIVDLMIWRPGEKFLIASTAGDGFVVASDEVVAQTRAGKAVLTVRDAVKTALCRVVRGDHVAVVGDNRKLLVFPLTDLPEMAKGKGVRLQRYKDGGLIDAITFNLAQGLTWKDPAGRTRTEADLTEWLAARATAGRMAPRGFPRDNRFT from the coding sequence ATGACCGATACGCCTGAAGACCCCAAGATCGAGCCCGTACTGCTGTCGGAACCGCTGCGCCGCGCCATCGGCGAGCGTTATCTGACCTATGCGCTGTCCACCATCATGCACCGCGCGCTGCCCGATGCCCGTGACGGGCTGAAGCCGGTGCACCGTCGCATCCTCTACGCCATGCGCGAGCTGAAACTGTCACCGACCGGGGGCTTCCGCAAGTCGGCCAAGATTTCCGGCGACGTGATGGGCAACTACCACCCGCACGGTGACGTGGCGATCTATGACGCGATGGCCCGCCTCGCACAGGATTTCAACGTGCGCTACCCGCTGGTCGACGGGCAGGGCAACTTCGGCAACATCGACGGCGACAACCCTGCGGCCTCGCGCTACACCGAGGCCCGGCTGACGGCGATGGCCGAGGCCCTGATGGAAGGGCTGGCGGAAAACGCGGTCGACTTCCGCCCGAACTACGACGGCACGCTGGAAGAGCCGGTGGTGATGCCCGCCGCCTTTCCGCACCTGCTGGCCAACGGGTCGAGCGGCATCGCGGTCGGCATGGCGACCAACATCCCGCCGCACAACCTGCACGAACTGATCGACGCCTGCCAGGTGATGATCAAGTCGCCCGAGGTGCCGGACGCCGATCTGGTGGCGCTGGTGCCCGGCCCCGATTTCCCGACCGGCGGCGTGATCGTCGAGCCGCGCGCCAACATTCTTGAGGCCTACCGCACCGGGCGCGGCAGCTTCCGTCTGCGGGCAAGCTGGTCGGTCGAAGACCTCGGCCGGGGCATGTGGCAGATCGTGGTCACCGAGATTCCCTATCAGGTGCAGAAATCGCGGCTGATCGAGAAGCTGGCCGAGATAATCCAGACCAAGAAGGTGCCGCTGCTGGCCGACGTGCGCGACGAATCGGCCGATGACCTGCGCATCGTGCTGGAACCCCGGGTGAGGACCGTCGACCCCGACATGCTGATGGGGATGCTGTTCCGCAACTCCGATCTGGAGATCCGGTTCAGCCTGAACATGAACGTGCTGATCGACGGCCGCACGCCCAAGGTGTGCAGCCTGAAAGAGGTGCTGCGCGCCTTTCTCGATCACCGCCGCGACGTGCTGCAACGCCGCAGTCGCCACCGTCTGGCGAAGATCGACCACCGGCTGGAAATTCTGGAAGGCTTCATCATCGCCTTCCTGAATCTCGACCGGGTGATCGACATCATCCGTTATGACGAAGACCCCAAGCGCGCGCTGATGGCGCAGGACTGGGGTCGGCCGCAGCCGCGCGCCATGTCGGAAAAGGATTATGTCTCGCCCCCGCCCGGCGAGGGCGAGTTGTCCGAAGTGCAGACCGAGGCGATCCTGAACATGCGCCTGCGGTCGCTGCGGCGGCTGGAAGAACTTGAACTGATCCGCGAGCGCGACGACCTGATGCGCGAACGGGCGGAACTCGACGACCTGCTGGCCGACGACCGGCTGCAATGGAAGAAGATCGCCTCGGAACTGCGCGAGATCCAGAAGGCCTTCGGCAAGACCTCGACCCATGGCGCCCGCCGCACCCGCTTTGCCGACGCGACCGACGCCGAAGAGGTGCCCTACGAGGCGATGATCGAACGCGAGCCGATCACCGTGATCTGCTCGAAGATGGGCTGGATCCGGTCGATGAAGGGCCATGTCGCGCTGGATACCGAGGTCAAGTTCAAGGACGGCGACGAGGGCCGCTTCCTGTTCCACGCCGAAACCACCGACAAGATCCTGCTGGTCGGGTCGAACGGGCGCTTCTACACCCTGCTCGGCGCCAACCTGCCCGGCGGGCGCGGCATGGGCGAGCCGGTGCGCCTGATGGTCGATCTGCCCAACGAGGCGGAAATCGTCGATCTGATGATCTGGCGGCCGGGCGAGAAGTTCCTGATCGCCTCGACTGCCGGGGATGGCTTCGTGGTGGCCTCGGACGAGGTGGTGGCACAGACCCGGGCAGGCAAGGCGGTGCTGACGGTGCGCGACGCCGTGAAGACGGCGCTTTGCCGGGTGGTAAGGGGCGACCACGTCGCCGTGGTGGGCGACAACCGCAAGCTGCTGGTGTTCCCCCTGACCGACCTGCCCGAGATGGCCAAGGGCAAGGGCGTGCGCCTGCAACGCTACAAGGATGGCGGGCTGATCGACGCGATCACCTTCAACCTGGCGCAGGGTCTGACGTGGAAAGACCCGGCCGGGCGCACCCGGACCGAGGCCGACCTGACCGAATGGCTTGCCGCCCGCGCCACGGCCGGCCGCATGGCCCCGCGCGGCTTTCCTAGAGACAACCGCTTCACCTGA
- a CDS encoding SDR family NAD(P)-dependent oxidoreductase, whose translation MTRRSILITGCSSGIGLDAARSLQARGWRVFATCRQQADCDRLRAEGLESFVLDYADEASIAAAVAEVQARTGGTLDALYNNGAFACPGAVEDLPRDALRAIFETNLFGYHDLTRRVIPLMRAQGHGRIVNCSSVLGLVAMKWRGAYVATKFAMEGLTDVLRLEMHGTGIRVILIEPGPVTSSIRVNAIPHFERWIDWRASARADEYRGLLDRLYTARGPDRFELPASAVTARLILALEHPNPKARYFVTTPTIVMNIARRVLPTAALDWLIRKG comes from the coding sequence ATGACCAGACGCAGCATCCTGATCACCGGCTGTTCCTCGGGAATCGGCCTCGATGCGGCGCGGAGCCTGCAGGCAAGGGGCTGGCGCGTGTTCGCCACCTGCCGCCAGCAGGCCGATTGCGACAGGCTGCGCGCCGAAGGGCTGGAAAGCTTCGTGCTCGACTATGCCGACGAGGCCAGCATCGCGGCGGCGGTGGCCGAGGTGCAGGCCCGCACCGGCGGCACGCTCGATGCGCTTTACAACAACGGCGCCTTTGCCTGCCCGGGGGCGGTGGAAGACCTGCCGCGCGACGCCCTGCGCGCGATCTTCGAGACCAACCTGTTCGGCTACCACGACCTGACGCGCCGGGTGATCCCGCTGATGCGGGCGCAGGGGCACGGGCGGATCGTCAACTGCTCTTCGGTGCTGGGGCTGGTCGCGATGAAGTGGCGCGGCGCCTATGTCGCGACCAAGTTCGCGATGGAAGGGCTGACCGACGTGCTGCGTCTGGAAATGCACGGCACCGGCATCAGGGTGATCCTGATCGAGCCCGGCCCCGTCACCTCCTCGATCCGCGTCAACGCGATCCCGCATTTCGAACGCTGGATCGACTGGCGCGCCTCGGCCCGCGCCGACGAATACCGCGGCCTGCTCGACCGGCTTTACACCGCGCGCGGGCCGGACCGGTTCGAACTGCCCGCCTCGGCGGTCACCGCCCGGCTGATCCTGGCGCTTGAGCATCCGAACCCGAAGGCCCGCTATTTCGTCACCACCCCTACCATTGTGATGAACATCGCGCGCCGGGTGCTGCCGACTGCGGCGCTGGACTGGCTGATCCGCAAGGGGTGA
- a CDS encoding twin transmembrane helix small protein, with amino-acid sequence MLRDPLFIVAAFASLGVLVILLIGIGGFARGGEFNRKHSNRLMRYRIAAQALAVLLIVGFAWARSKGGN; translated from the coding sequence ATGCTCAGGGACCCGCTATTCATCGTTGCCGCCTTCGCCTCTCTGGGGGTGCTGGTGATCCTGCTGATCGGCATCGGCGGCTTCGCGCGCGGCGGCGAGTTCAACCGCAAGCATTCCAACCGCCTGATGCGCTACCGCATCGCGGCGCAGGCGCTGGCGGTGCTGCTGATCGTGGGCTTCGCCTGGGCCCGGTCCAAAGGGGGCAACTGA